The stretch of DNA ACATCATTATCCATTGCTTTGGAGAATAAATTAGCTGAAACTCAGATTAAAAGCCTACTATTTGCCATTGCTGTAATATCCATTATTATGTTTTTCATTTGTAGAACTTTTGGATTAACAGTCATAGCGATGATCGCTAATGTGTTCCCAATACTCGTTGTTCTTGGAATTATGGGATGCTTGAATATCCCTTTGGATATCACTAAGGTTATGATAGCAAGCGTGACGATTGGAATAGGTGTGGATGACACTATTTATTTTATAATAGGATTCAGAAGGAATGTTGAAGCTGGAAATAATTATAAGTATGCGATTATTAAAACTTTTCGGAATGTTGGAAAGCCAATCATCATAACATCATTGGTCTTGTTCATGGGATTTTCTATTCTTATGATGGGCAACATTAAGCCAACTCAAACCTTTGGCCTTTTTACAGCCTTTGCGATGTTTCTTGCAGTTATTGGAGATCTAATTTTTTTGCCAGCTCTTTTGCTGTTTTTTAAACCTAGGTTATCTAAAGTAAGTTATTAATAATTTTATATATTATATCGTTATATGAAATTTTATGATTTTATTAATCGAATATTTTACAGTATTATTTGACTGCTCATAGGACTTTTATTAATGTTAAATAGTAGGGCACTTGCCTTACAATTTACTTAATGTTAAAAAATGGAGGTAATCAAATGAGATCAAAACTGTTTAATTTTGTTTTACTGCTTTGTACAGCAGTTTTTCTCACTTCCTGCTTTAATGAGGGTGGAGACGTTCCTGTCAACAATATTGGCCCAGCAGTTGATATGAATAGCTCTAAAGCGACACCTGAGCATGGAAAGATGATAATCGATGAGTCTATCTATGGCGTTTTAGGTAATGATCGGAGTATTAAGGGTATGGAGGAGGTGCAGGATTATTTATTAAGTATGGTGGATGAGACAAGAGAGATTATGGATGGATTGACGGCTGTGGTTACTGTTGTCAATGATGATCCTTATCGTTTCATGATAACCTTTGAGTTTGATGAATGCCCTGGGATATTTACAGATTCTGTTGTAAATGGAGTCATGACAGTGCTTGTCACAAATAGCATTTCAGATAATGCGATGATGGTTGTTGTAAATACTGAAGATGGAGATCTGCTAACTCTAACAGGCGGTGAACTGGATAACTCAATAATCCAGTTTAAAGATCTTACTGTTATATATGAATTTGACAGCTATACTCATAGCTATAGCGGAGTAATTGTAGTCAATGGTGAGGAGCATTCTATGAATGATTTTTTATCACCAAAAGATATTATGGACTTCTTAGCGGACGCGATGAATCGAGTTAATTGGGATGAGATTAAAAATCAATTAGTTGAGATAGAAGAATTTATTGCAGATTCATTCATGAAAAAATCTATAGATAAATTTTCGTTATTCGATAATCTATTTTCGCCATTGACAATTTACATAACGGAAGGGCTTCGGATTGACATGAGTTTCAATTTCGACTTTTCGAATCCTGCTATCATTTTAGAATTGACATTTGATGAATTCCCTCTGTCAATAGAAAATGTAATAAATGAGACAATTTCTGGTAGCATGAATATTGTGGTTAGAATTGAAGACATATCCGAATTGAAAATGAAATTGTCAATAAATACTGATGAGAATAATCCATTGATTTTGTCTGGTTCCTTAGGTGAACAGACTATAGGATTGGAAGATATAATATTGCATATTCAACCTGAACTTAGTGGAAAAATTATACTCAATGGTATTGAGCTTCCATTGGATTCAGAATGGATATCCTATCTTCTCTCTCTTCTCTCTTCAATTTTTTAATTCTTTAATATTGGTCTACTAATATGCTAGAATAGAGACCTTTTTCGTCAATGACAAAGAAAGGTCTCTATTCTTTTACTAATGATATTAAGCTAAATGCAACTTAAATATCTTCGAAACTCTGAAAAATATCCTCACTCCTATTTTTTTCATTAATATATTTTAGTGAAAATGCCTTGATTGCCTGTCATTTTTATAGATTAAGTATAATGCTAAGTTAATCTTCTTCATCATTGTAAGCTTAGAATGTA from Spirochaetota bacterium encodes:
- a CDS encoding MMPL family transporter — protein: TSLSIALENKLAETQIKSLLFAIAVISIIMFFICRTFGLTVIAMIANVFPILVVLGIMGCLNIPLDITKVMIASVTIGIGVDDTIYFIIGFRRNVEAGNNYKYAIIKTFRNVGKPIIITSLVLFMGFSILMMGNIKPTQTFGLFTAFAMFLAVIGDLIFLPALLLFFKPRLSKVSY